Proteins from a genomic interval of Diospyros lotus cultivar Yz01 chromosome 6, ASM1463336v1, whole genome shotgun sequence:
- the LOC127804283 gene encoding GDSL esterase/lipase At5g14450-like, with the protein MEILRLTVAWSLLVCLVLRMGIKEVMAVEADDIPAIYNFGDSNSDTGGIAAAFFPMAAPCGETFFHRPAGRGSDGRLIIDFIAERLKLPYLSPYLDSIGTNFSHGANFATGGATIRRQNESWFENGVSPFPLDIQVEHFIQFKARGTYFYNQANETSQRSRLPRPEDFSRALYTFDIGQNDLADGFRKLTAEQLRAAIPDIVNQLAAAVQQLYKEGGRAFWIHNTGPIGCLPVAVVDIHNATPGYLDEQGCIKSQNDMAMEFNKQLKDRVIRLREELPQAALIYVDLYAAKYGLISTAKRLGFEDPFKICCGQHENGIHVWCGNKANIKGTEVYGGSCANPSTVISWDGVHYSESANFWVASQIMNGSMSDPPVPITQAYYKHI; encoded by the exons ATGGAGATTCTGAGACTTACAGTTGCCTGGAGTTTGTTGGTTTGCTTGGTTTTGAGGATGGGAATCAAGGAAGTGATGGCTGTAGAGGCTGATGATATTCCGGCAATATACAACTTTGGCGACTCCAACTCGGACACAGGCGGCATAGCAGCAGCATTTTTTCCTATGGCAGCTCCATGTGGCGAGACTTTCTTCCACAGGCCAGCTGGCCGGGGTAGCGATGGCCGCCTCATCATCGATTTCATTG CTGAGCGCTTGAAATTACCATACTTGAGTCCATACCTGGATTCAATTGGAACCAATTTCAGCCACGGTGCAAACTTTGCAACCGGAGGGGCAACTATTAGGCGGCAGAATGAGTCATGGTTTGAGAATGGTGTGAGTCCGTTCCCGCTTGATATTCAGGTCGAGCATTTCATTCAGTTCAAAGCCCGAGGCACATATTTCTACAACCAAG CCAATGAAACATCCCAGAGAAGCAGACTCCCAAGACCTGAGGATTTCTCCAGGGCTCTTTACACGTTTGACATCGGTCAGAATGATCTTGCTGACGGCTTTAGAAAGCTGACAGCCGAACAACTTCGAGCTGCAATTCCAGACATAGTTAACCAGCTTGCTGCAGCAGTCCAA CAATTATACAAAGAGGGGGGAAGAGCATTCTGGATACACAATACAGGCCCAATTGGTTGCTTGCCAGTAGCCGTTGTGGACATCCATAATGCGACGCCGGGCTATCTTGACGAGCAGGGATGTATCAAGAGTCAGAATGACATGGCCATGGAGTTCAATAAACAGCTCAAGGATAGAGTGATCCGACTGAGGGAAGAGCTTCCCCAGGCAGCACTTATATATGTGGATCTATACGCTGCCAAATATGGATTGATCAGCACTGCGAAGAGACTAG GATTTGAGGATCCTTTCAAGATCTGCTGTGGGCAGCACGAGAATGGCATACACGTGTGGTGCGGTAATAAGGCAAACATAAAAGGTACTGAAGTGTATGGTGGTTCTTGTGCAAATCCTTCAACAGTCATCAGCTGGGATGGGGTACACTATTCTGAGTCTGCAAACTTTTGGGTTGCCAGTCAAATAATGAATGGTTCGATGTCAGACCCACCAGTCCCAATTACTCAGGCATACTATAAGCATATCTAG